One Rhinoraja longicauda isolate Sanriku21f unplaced genomic scaffold, sRhiLon1.1 Scf000056, whole genome shotgun sequence genomic region harbors:
- the LOC144612523 gene encoding uncharacterized protein LOC144612523, which translates to MAAADLMVLIIDVIIRSIFVMYFPLSFFTITPVCSINWALAFAATTISVWFTVGFTFDRFVAICCQKLKTKYCTERTASVVIGTVIALSCLINVPWYFTFESAYISDNKPRGCAWTKSFLTSPPWTSFEFFYLIVTPCLPFVFLLLVNSLTARYILVSGRVRRLLRGRNSGENGKDPEMENRRKSIVLLFSISGSSIALWSTVVVYAVSERALGAEYFADSDLPTISLMLQVLSTCTNTCIYVLTQRNFREELKNVVKYPVNFIVKLIISLKH; encoded by the coding sequence atGGCAGCGGCCGACCTCATGGTCCTCATCATTGATGTCATAATAAGGTCCATTTTTGTGATGTATTTCCCACTGTCGTTCTTCACCATCACCCCCGTGTGCTCCATCAACTGGGCCCTGGCCTTTGCAGCCACAACAATCTCTGTCTGGTTTACTGTGGGTTTCACGtttgatcggtttgtggccatttgttgtcagaagctgaaaacaaaatattgcaccgagcgAACGGCGAGTGTTGTTATCGGAACCGTAATCGCTCTGAGCTGTTTAATAAACGTACCGTGGTATTTTACATTCGAGTCAGCATATATCAGCGACAATAAACCCCGAGGTTGTGCCTGGACAAAGTCTTTCTTAACTTCACCTCCATGGACTTCGTTTGAGTTCTTCTACCTGATTGTAACTCCTTGTCTCCCGTTCGTTTTTCTTTTGTTGGTCAATTCACTGACCGCCAGGTACATTCTAGTCTCTGGTAGAGTCCGCAGATTGCTCCGGGGCCGCAACAGTGGAGAGAATGGCaaagacccggagatggagaaccgcaggaagtccatcgttttactcttcagcatatcaggcagttcCATTGCGTTGTGGAGCACAGTGGTTGTTTATGCTGTGTCTGAGCGCGCTTTGGGCGCTGAGTACTTCGCAGACAGTGATCTTCCGACAATTTCGTTGATGCTCCAGGTTCtgagtacctgcaccaacacgtgtatttatGTCCTGACCCAGAGAAATTTCCGAGAGGAGCTGAAGAACGTGGTTAAATACCCCGTGAATTTCATTGTGAAATTAATCATATCATTGAAACATTAG